Proteins from a genomic interval of Zingiber officinale cultivar Zhangliang chromosome 1B, Zo_v1.1, whole genome shotgun sequence:
- the LOC122054057 gene encoding protein TORNADO 2-like, with the protein MVLDHTLLAGINFLAVLLAVPVIVVGAWLSGQTPDSCVQLLQWPVLVLGIALLAVALAGFVGTFWRIPRLLLFHLAAMLLLVLALAGLVIFIYAVTANGSAHPATNRAYSEYELEDYSGWLRRRVEGRHRWERIRRCLSSTSACADLNQTYRSAEDFFAARLTPLQSGCCKPPTACGYTFVNPTYWISPISALAGVDCTLWSNDQTGLCYGCSSCKAGLLADLRREWRKADVVLVITLVALVFVYAMACFAYRSAKTDQLFQRYKQGDAGGLQMH; encoded by the exons ATGGTTCTCGATCACACGCTCCTCGCCGGAATCAACTTCCTCGCCGTCCTCCTCGCCGTCCCCGTCATCGTCGTCGGCGCCTGGCTCTCCGGCCAGACCCCCGACTCCTGCGTCCAGCTCCTTCAGTGGCCCGTCCTCGTCCTCGGCATCGCCCTCCTCGCCGTCGCCCTCGCCGGCTTCGTCGGCACCTTCTGGCGCATCCCGCGCCTCCTCCTTTTCCACCTCGCCGCCATGCTCCTCCTCGTCCTCGCACTCGCGGGGCTCGTGATCTTCATCTACGCCGTCACCGCCAACGGCTCGGCCCATCCGGCTACCAACAGGGCCTATTCGGAGTACGAGCTGGAGGACTACTCCGGCTGGCTCCGGCGGAGAGTGGAGGGGCGACACAGGTGGGAGCGCATCCGCCGGTGCTTGAGCTCCACCAGCGCGTGCGCAGACTTGAACCAGACGTATCGGTCGGCCGAGGATTTCTTCGCCGCCAGGCTCACGCCCCTGCAG TCCGGGTGCTGCAAGCCGCCGACGGCGTGCGGATACACGTTCGTGAACCCGACGTACTGGATCAGCCCCATCAGCGCGCTCGCCGGCGTCGACTGCACCCTGTGGAGCAACGACCAGACGGGGCTCTGCTACGGCTGTTCGTCCTGCAAGGCAGGGCTGCTGGCCGACCTGCGCCGGGAGTGGAGGAAGGCGGACGTGGTGCTGGTGATCACGCTCGTCGCGCTCGTCTTCGTCTACGCCATGGCCTGCTTCGCTTACCGCAGCGCGAAGACCGATCAGCTTTTCCAGAGGTACAAGCAAGGCGACGCCGGCGGCCTCCAAATGCATTGA